One segment of Manihot esculenta cultivar AM560-2 chromosome 4, M.esculenta_v8, whole genome shotgun sequence DNA contains the following:
- the LOC110613951 gene encoding two-component response regulator ORR9, whose product MKSAGSCFTNCPDFPQDFYLSMPSPILNSPPFSSFSSSLLHSFLSYTFLAITMGMSAEAHHFHVLAVDDSLIDRKLIERLLKTSSYHVTAVDSGSKALEFLGLNEDEQIDSIPTSVSPDHHHHQDIEVNLIITDYCMPGMTGFDLLRKIKESKSFKNIPVVIMSSENVPSRINRCLEEGAEEFFLKPVQLSDVNKLRPHLMKGKSQENEHNNKRKVDMGIIHSPERTRTRYNDLEVV is encoded by the exons ATGAAATCCGCCGGATCTTGCTTTACAAACTGTCCAGATTTCCCACAGGATTTCTATCTCTCTATGCCCTCCCCCATTTTAAACTCTCCTcccttctcttctttctcttcatcTCTCTTACATTCTTTTCTATCATACACCTTTCTTGCAATTACAATGGGCATGTCTGCCGAGGCTCATCATTTCCATGTTCTTGCTGTTGATGATAGTCTCATTGACAGAAAGTTGATTGAAAGGCTCCTTAAAACATCTTCTTATCATG TTACTGCTGTCGATTCAGGAAGCAAGGCCTTGGAGTTTCTGGGTTTGAATGAAGATGAACAGATAGATTCAATCCCCACCTCTGTTTCTCCAGATCACCACCATCATCAGGATATTGAAGTAAATTTGATCATCACAGATTACTGTATGCCAGGGATGACAGGCTTTGATCTCCTTAGAAAGATCAAG GaatctaaatctttcaagaacaTCCCGGTTGTGATTATGTCCTCAGAGAATGTTCCATCAAGAATTAATAG ATGCTTGGAAGAAGGAGCTGAAGAATTCTTTCTGAAGCCAGTTCAATTATCAGATGTGAACAAGCTTAGACCCCATTTAATGAAGGGGaaatctcaagaaaatgagcaTAATAACAAGAGGAAAGTGGATATGGGAATAATTCACTCTCCAGAGAGAACAAGAACAAGATATAATGACTTGGAAGTTgtctaa